The sequence ATCTAGATTAAGGCTTTTTGCAATCTCAGAAGCTAAAAATGCAACCTGGAGAGAATGAATCCCAAAGTTAGGGATCAAATTTATTAGATTAAAAAGTATTTTCACATTATCTTTCTCCCTTATCTGAATACATCCTTAGATCGGCAAGGTGCATTATTTCCCAAAAGTCAGTACTTTCGTCTGGATAAATTGCATGACCGCATGAGATACCAAGCTTTATTCTCTTTCCTTCAATAATTATATCATATTTTTTAATAGCATTTTTAATACGTAATTTTATAGTTTCCACATTTTCAATGTTTTTTGTTAAAACTATGAATTCATCTCCACCGTACCTTACAATTTCATCTGTTGATTTTAATATATTCCTAATCCTTCGTGCAACTATCTTTATTACTTCATCACCTATCCTGTGTCCGTATGTATCGTTTACAGCTTTAAACTTATTTAAATCACAAAAAATTATAGCAATTCTATCTCTATTGTTCTTTTCAAAATACTCTTCAATAAAATGTCTATTTTTTAATCCTGTAAGATGATCAATGTATTTTTGCAAAAACAGTGATTTAAGTTCTTTAAAATTAGAGGCGTATATAGAAAAATTTTTTTGAAAGCTGTTTAAGAATAATTTATCTTTGAAAGTTAACCTTTTTGG comes from Thermosipho africanus Ob7 and encodes:
- a CDS encoding sensor domain-containing diguanylate cyclase, which codes for MKENKIEAFFEKLMIKTRPHLKFDGWSVIEYDEINGPSFISLSRKYKKYDLESIERKISNSQSTLFDTVLKTRNWKYVADPFKLNVWMPGSRIRSWIGVPLMFDNEVFGVLNIDYFKPKRLTFKDKLFLNSFQKNFSIYASNFKELKSLFLQKYIDHLTGLKNRHFIEEYFEKNNRDRIAIIFCDLNKFKAVNDTYGHRIGDEVIKIVARRIRNILKSTDEIVRYGGDEFIVLTKNIENVETIKLRIKNAIKKYDIIIEGKRIKLGISCGHAIYPDESTDFWEIMHLADLRMYSDKGER